TTCAACAACGCCTAAGCTGATCATTTGATTTCTATGCTCGTGTTTTAATTGTTCCATCTTTAGGGAGAGTAGGAATAGAGTGTTTCATCTGTGAATAATGTGGATAGGTACTCTGGTATGGTTCCATGTTTCACTTCGGGCTTCGGTTCTAAAGACTTCTTTGTAACATTGTACTTAGTTGGAAACCTTTCTCCAGTGAGGTTTTAATGAAAGCAATTGATTCCGTAGGAAAAAAATGTTTCTTCAAAAGGGATTTTGTCTATTGAATGAAGGAGAAGAGAGAAATAAGCGAGGAATGAGAAAAAATTTTGGGTGAAAGCTTATCATTCTAAACTAGCTAGCTATCTACTTAGTTATCGCCCTGAAATTATCTTATGGTAAATCAAATTGTTGTTTCCTCTTGCAGCTCAAATATGCGCCAAGAATATATAAAAAGATTTCTGGATCAAATATGGCTTCCAAATTCAGCAGTACTCGCTACCGTCTTTGCGTAGAAGATTATGACTATCTTTGGGTTCGAACAACAGAGTTTTCTCCTATGAGGTCAGTAGGTCAGTCAACTTCCTTTTGTTGGGAAGTTGAAGAAGATTTGCAGGCTTCAGATATTTTTTCCTATTTCCCATTTTACAAAGAAACCCAGAAAGATATTGTTTTAGAGGACGGCGAGGAATTTTGCTCTACCTCAGAGATTGTGCCTTTGATTAAATCTGGATTAGGTTCTAATCTAGCCTATGAGGTTGAATATCAGCTCAATTCTTTAGTTCATATGCAAAAAATTAGCCTTGCTGCAGCCAACCAGGATCTGATTGACTTCCTTTGCACTTTAGATATTGATACTGCTTTGAATGTACTGCAAAGGCTACACCAGCTGAAGTTCATTTGTTATGATCCCTTGTCGTTTCTAAAGACCCAATTACATGTTTTCAAAAGGAACTGCAAAAGTCTTCCTTTATCATCTCAGAAGAGGTTGTCGAATAATGTGATGAATTGTTATAGAGTCCTTGTCACTCCATCAAGAATTTATTGTTTGGGACCTGAGCTTGAAACTTCAAATTATGTTGTAAAAAATTTTTCATCATATGCTTCAGATTTTATGAGAGTTACTTTTGTTGAAGAGGACTGGAGTAAGCTTCCTGCAGGTGCTGTTACCACAAGTATACAGCGCGGCATACTCTCGAAACCTTATAGAACCAATATCTATCATCGAATAGTGACTATTCTTCGAGATGGAATTGTTATTGGAGCCAAAAGGTTTGAGTTCTTGGCGTTCTCAGCTAGTCAGCTCCGATCAAATTCTGTTTGGATGTTTGCTTCCAGTGACAATTTGAAAGCAGAAGAAATTAGACAGTGGATGGGATGCTTTGAAAAGATTCGTAGTATCTCCAAATGTGCAGCTAGGATGGGTCAATTGTTCAGTTCTTCCACTCAAACTCTTGTTGTTCCTACACAAGATGTTGAGATTATACCTGATATTGAAGTGAATTCTGATGGTATTGACTACTGCTTCTCGGATGGTATTGGAAAGATTTCACTTTCATTCGCAAGGCAAGTAGCCGATAAGTGTGGAGTGAATCACATCCCTTCAGCATTTCAAATTCGATACGGTGGATACAAAGGTGTCATTGCTGTTGATCGTAATTCCTTCCGTAAACTATCTTTGCGTGACAGCATGCTTAAATTTGAATCGAAGAACAAGATGCTCAACGTTACCAAGTGCTGTGACTCCATGCCCTGCTATTTAAATCGAGAGATTGTTACTCTTTTGTCAACTTTAGGAGTGAAGGACGAAAGTTTTGAGGCATTGCAGCAAGAACAACTACATCTTCTAAAGAGAATGCTGACTGATAAAGCTGTTGCTTTGAATGTCTTAGAAAATTTGCATGGGGCCGATTCTAATAACATTCTGGTGCAGATGTTAAACCACGGTTACGAGCCAAATATCGAGCCTTATCTCTCAATGATGCTTCAAGCACACTATTGGAATTTGTTTTCTGATTTAAGAAGCAGATGCAGAATATTTGTTCCAAAGGGTAGGATCCTCCTGGGCTGCTTGGATGAAACTGGTATTTTAAATTATGGTCAAGTGTATGCCTGCATAACCTTGACGAAATCAGAGCTTCAGAACAGGAATCAGAACTACTTCCATACGATAGATGAAACAAAATCTATACTGATCGGGAAGGTAGTTGTTACAAAAAATCCATGTCTTCACCCAGGAGATGTGAGGGTTCTTGAAGCTATTTTCCATGTAGAACTAGAGGAGAAGGGATTGGTGGACTGTCTTATATTTCCTCAGAAAGGACCAAGGTATGTTTCTGTAGACTGAAGTTGTTGTCTAGTTCATCTTGTGGATTAGCTCTATGGATATTGTCTTCTATCAGTATGATATGCGGGCAGTTATAAGTATAACTTGGAAACATCCTTTTCTTTAATAATGACCCGTCTCAATGCcattttttattaggaattttagTTCTTTAAGTTAGTTGTTCAGGAACCAACATACCTCAATGGTAATTGACATCTACTCCTTCCTTTAAGACCAGAGGTTCAATTAAAAAATATCTGTATGTTTATTTCTTGTAGTTAATAATTGCTTTTCTGAATGAATGTCTGGCTTGGTGCAAGTGTTAGAAATGTTTAATGCCTCTTTAAAGTTTGTTGTTTTGAATTGATTTTAAGTACTTGAGATTCCTTTTTCACTTGAAAAGACTTTTGTGTGTTAAGAAGTCAATCCAAGTGAACCCTTAACATATATCTAGGTAGGATCTAACTGGATGTTTTTCTAATAGTTTTGATATTTGAGAAGCCAGTACAGCTCTAAAGGTAAAACATTAGTCGGGGCTGGAATTTTACTCGATACTCGAATTTTTTTGCAGGCCACATACTAATGAATGTTCGGGCGGTGATCTTGATGGAGATTTATATTTCATAAGTTGGGATGAGAATCTGATTCCTCCCAAAACTGAAGCACCTATGGACTATACAGGACGAAGACCACGTATAATGGATCACGATGTAACACTAGAGGTATGTTTAattatcaaatattaaaattataccACTTTAAACTTAGAAAATGTGAACATTTGTCCTCTCGATCCGTTGGATCGTTGAAATTTGCAGGAAATTCAAAAGTTCTTTGTTGATTATATGATCAATGACACATTAGGTGCCATTTCTACTGCTCATTTAGTTCATGCTGACCGGGAACCGAAAAAAGCCCTAAGTGCGAAATGTTTAGAGCTGGCAGCACTGCATTCCATGGCAGTCGATTTTGCAAAAACCGGAGCACCAGCGGAGATGCCTCGAGTTTTGAAACCGAGGGAGTTCCCAGATTTCATGGAGAGATTTGATAAACCAATGTACATATCCAGTAATGTATTAGGTAAACTCTACAGGGCTGCTATTAAGTCCATTGAGCAAGAAAGGTCAAGACTAGTATGGTCGGAAGAGGCTGCTAGAG
The sequence above is drawn from the Cucumis melo cultivar AY chromosome 2, USDA_Cmelo_AY_1.0, whole genome shotgun sequence genome and encodes:
- the LOC103493922 gene encoding RNA-dependent RNA polymerase 2; the encoded protein is MAQPERSTLRVSNVPESAIAQDLLNFLNSKLGPDSVFAIEIFTERKNWKSRGSGRVQFTTLEAKAKAMALSVQNNLVFGTQNLRFSLINDDIVVRPVHATNRTENGVLHVGFMLKEERMSVLESWEGVKAWIMPERRRIEFWIWHEQECYKLEVMFEEILETTGYCLGEEKLNALLFKLKYAPRIYKKISGSNMASKFSSTRYRLCVEDYDYLWVRTTEFSPMRSVGQSTSFCWEVEEDLQASDIFSYFPFYKETQKDIVLEDGEEFCSTSEIVPLIKSGLGSNLAYEVEYQLNSLVHMQKISLAAANQDLIDFLCTLDIDTALNVLQRLHQLKFICYDPLSFLKTQLHVFKRNCKSLPLSSQKRLSNNVMNCYRVLVTPSRIYCLGPELETSNYVVKNFSSYASDFMRVTFVEEDWSKLPAGAVTTSIQRGILSKPYRTNIYHRIVTILRDGIVIGAKRFEFLAFSASQLRSNSVWMFASSDNLKAEEIRQWMGCFEKIRSISKCAARMGQLFSSSTQTLVVPTQDVEIIPDIEVNSDGIDYCFSDGIGKISLSFARQVADKCGVNHIPSAFQIRYGGYKGVIAVDRNSFRKLSLRDSMLKFESKNKMLNVTKCCDSMPCYLNREIVTLLSTLGVKDESFEALQQEQLHLLKRMLTDKAVALNVLENLHGADSNNILVQMLNHGYEPNIEPYLSMMLQAHYWNLFSDLRSRCRIFVPKGRILLGCLDETGILNYGQVYACITLTKSELQNRNQNYFHTIDETKSILIGKVVVTKNPCLHPGDVRVLEAIFHVELEEKGLVDCLIFPQKGPRPHTNECSGGDLDGDLYFISWDENLIPPKTEAPMDYTGRRPRIMDHDVTLEEIQKFFVDYMINDTLGAISTAHLVHADREPKKALSAKCLELAALHSMAVDFAKTGAPAEMPRVLKPREFPDFMERFDKPMYISSNVLGKLYRAAIKSIEQERSRLVWSEEAARAIYDHDLEVDGFEAFLEIAETYKEMYIEKMSILMNYYSAEYEDEILMGDLRSRASYLQRDNRKYGDMKDRILLSVKSLRKEVKEWFENSCDPHQRRMMASAWYHVTYHPSYFKEDMFYFSFPWAVSDVLLNIKATNSKRHQA